A window of Thiocapsa bogorovii genomic DNA:
ACTCTATCTGGCGCTGCGCCTGGCCAATCTTGAGCAGTATCTCCAAGCGGCCGAGCCGATGCCGTTCGTCGTCGACGACATCCTCATTCAGTTCGACGACGAGCGCGCGCTCGCCACGCTCGCGACCCTGGCGGACTTCTCGGCCAAGACCCAGGTGATCCTCTTCACGCACCACGGCCGCGACACCGAGCAGGCTCGGCAGCTCGATCCGGGCCGAGAGCGGATTTGGGTCCACCGGTTGGGGTAGTGTAGGCAAGCCCGTGTGCCAGCCCGGCGGAGCGTCATCCATGCCACTTGGCCGGCTCTTCGAACTTGCTCGTGACAGTCGAAGCACTATCTAATGAGCTTGGCGGCGAGCGCGCGAACCCGTCTGCTCGCCGGTTCGTCAATAGGAACGAGGCTATCAGGAGTTACCGTTGGAAATCGAAGCAGTCGCACAACTCATTCGGCAGGGCATCCCGGGCGCCGAGGTCCAGGTCTCCGGCGACGGGAGTCATTTCGACGCCGTTGTCGTCAGCGAGGTCTTCGAGGGCCTCACGCCGATCAAAAAGCAGCGCTTGGTGATGGACACCGTCAAGCCGCAGATCGCAAGCGGGGAACTGCACGCGCTGTCGATCAAAACCTTGACGCCGGCGCAAGCCGCCGAGCAAGTCGGCTGAGGACAACACGGACTTGCCGCCTCGGCACGGCATGCCCGGACCTTGCCAAGGGTCGCCCCGGTGTCATACTTGTAGGTGAAGGATCAATCCCTTGCGCAGGAGGTCAAGCCATGTTTCTCAAACATCGCACTACCGGCAAGATGATCGAGGTCTTGAGTCAGCGGGATCTGTTCAATCCGATGCACGCCAAGGTCGTCGGGCGCTATCACTATGGTGAGGAGGCCCAAGAGCCGGAGACGTTCGACAAGACCGAGTTGTTGTTTATCTCGGACGAGGCATTGCCGCGCTGCTGGACCGACAGCCATTATCGCGACGACGAGATC
This region includes:
- a CDS encoding BolA family protein — protein: MEIEAVAQLIRQGIPGAEVQVSGDGSHFDAVVVSEVFEGLTPIKKQRLVMDTVKPQIASGELHALSIKTLTPAQAAEQVG
- a CDS encoding acetyltransferase encodes the protein MFLKHRTTGKMIEVLSQRDLFNPMHAKVVGRYHYGEEAQEPETFDKTELLFISDEALPRCWTDSHYRDDEIHHYYKKAS